A stretch of the Clavibacter sp. B3I6 genome encodes the following:
- a CDS encoding carbohydrate ABC transporter permease, translating into MTQLQSPPVAPPRPVESDVPPGNPRPPRPRRPIRWGRVAAWVVMAILIVVTVFPFYWILRTALSGNGALYGNASSLLPVDFTWNGFLRVFGAQSVDDAIADGGSGAKLDFWRYLGNSVIVSTTVTVCQVFFSAMAAYAFSRLVWRGRDFVFGFFLLSLMVPVIFTLLPNFLLVKQLGLIDTLLGIMLPSLFMTPFAIFFLRQFFLNVPKEVEEAALVDGASKLAIFFKVIIPMSAAPIATVSILTYMTSWNDYFWPLMVSYTDDSRVLTVALGAFKSQSPQGGPDWSGLMAATLVAALPMILLFGVFAKRIVNNIGFNGIK; encoded by the coding sequence ATGACCCAGCTGCAGAGCCCTCCCGTCGCGCCGCCCCGCCCCGTCGAATCCGACGTCCCCCCGGGGAACCCCCGTCCGCCCCGCCCGCGCCGCCCGATCCGGTGGGGCCGCGTCGCCGCGTGGGTGGTCATGGCGATCCTCATCGTCGTCACGGTGTTCCCGTTCTACTGGATCCTCCGCACCGCCCTCTCGGGCAACGGCGCGCTCTACGGCAACGCCTCCTCGCTCCTGCCGGTCGACTTCACCTGGAACGGCTTCCTCCGCGTCTTCGGCGCCCAGTCGGTCGACGACGCGATCGCCGACGGCGGATCCGGCGCCAAGCTCGACTTCTGGCGCTACCTCGGCAACTCCGTGATCGTCAGCACGACCGTGACCGTGTGCCAGGTCTTCTTCTCCGCGATGGCGGCCTACGCGTTCTCCCGCCTCGTCTGGCGCGGACGCGACTTCGTGTTCGGCTTCTTCCTGCTGTCGCTCATGGTGCCCGTGATCTTCACCCTGCTGCCGAACTTCCTGCTCGTGAAGCAGCTGGGGCTCATCGACACCCTGCTCGGCATCATGCTGCCGTCGCTGTTCATGACCCCGTTCGCGATCTTCTTCCTCCGGCAGTTCTTCCTCAACGTGCCCAAGGAGGTGGAGGAGGCGGCGCTGGTGGACGGCGCGAGCAAGCTCGCCATCTTCTTCAAGGTCATCATCCCGATGTCCGCGGCGCCCATCGCGACCGTGAGCATCCTCACCTACATGACCAGCTGGAACGACTACTTCTGGCCCCTGATGGTCAGCTACACCGACGACTCCCGCGTGCTCACCGTGGCGCTCGGGGCGTTCAAGTCGCAGAGCCCTCAGGGCGGGCCGGACTGGTCGGGCCTCATGGCCGCGACGCTCGTGGCGGCCCTGCCGATGATCCTGCTCTTCGGGGTCTTCGCCAAGCGCATCGTCAACAACATCGGCTTCAACGGCATCAAGTGA
- a CDS encoding carbohydrate ABC transporter permease has protein sequence MFLIPAALGLVVFYFWPLARGIWLSFTSWDLLSPARFIGIENYQRMLADPIFWNAARVTIYYVVLNIGFQTVIALGIAVLMQRLTQSTLLRGVILAPYLVSNVVAALVFLWILDFQLGIGNQMLEWIGLDRIGFFTTEAAVIPTIAAVNVWRHMGYTALLIFAGLQAIPANYYEAARVDGASEIRMFRGITLPLLRPVLGLVLIISVIGSFQVFDTVSVTTNGGPVDASRLLQVYIYDKAFAQFDFGYASTLSVAMLIILVIVTYFQYRLTRAGQSDLN, from the coding sequence ATGTTCCTCATCCCGGCCGCGCTCGGCCTCGTCGTCTTCTACTTCTGGCCCCTGGCCCGCGGGATCTGGTTGAGCTTCACCTCCTGGGACCTGCTCTCGCCGGCCCGGTTCATCGGCATCGAGAACTACCAGCGCATGCTCGCCGACCCGATCTTCTGGAACGCCGCACGGGTCACGATCTACTACGTGGTCCTCAACATCGGGTTCCAGACGGTCATCGCGCTCGGCATCGCGGTGCTCATGCAGCGGCTGACGCAGTCCACGCTCCTCCGCGGCGTGATCCTCGCGCCGTACCTGGTCTCCAACGTCGTCGCCGCCCTCGTCTTCCTCTGGATCCTCGACTTCCAGCTCGGCATCGGGAACCAGATGCTCGAGTGGATCGGCCTCGACCGCATCGGGTTCTTCACGACCGAGGCGGCGGTGATCCCCACGATCGCCGCCGTGAACGTCTGGCGGCACATGGGCTACACGGCGCTGCTGATCTTCGCGGGCCTGCAGGCCATCCCGGCCAACTACTACGAGGCCGCCCGGGTCGACGGCGCATCGGAGATCCGCATGTTCCGCGGCATCACCCTGCCGTTGCTCCGACCCGTGCTCGGCCTGGTCCTCATCATCTCCGTGATCGGGTCGTTCCAGGTATTCGACACCGTCTCGGTGACGACCAACGGCGGCCCGGTCGACGCGTCCCGGCTGCTGCAGGTCTACATCTACGACAAGGCGTTCGCGCAGTTCGACTTCGGCTACGCGTCGACGCTCAGCGTCGCGATGCTGATCATCCTCGTGATCGTCACCTACTTCCAATACCGCCTCACGCGGGCCGGCCAGTCCGACCTGAACTAG
- a CDS encoding glycoside hydrolase family 36 protein: MTVIDTPLTTSIQWDGGGLLLTFEHDPDGPVRLVAMGGAGAGTAADPESSTERTSPRQPLVEVLSPAWGRLNNSYRYDGTALGAGLRFVSSTPSSTDGVDRLEIVQRHEGSGLVATTVLEAHAGVAAVRTTTTIRVEAARAPLPIWAVTSFATGAVVSDSPNDVDLWWADSGWCSENRWTSRPLRSPGLVAIDRTARGETSRNRLAISSSSTWSSGVANPAGAARDRRTGRTLAWQVEHNGAWAFELGEDPDWGHGGVPLEDRLFSDTPFGPPRADRSRDGAYVAVLGPTDTLHQWSVVLDGTTSFTTVPVSFTAAGSLEDAFGRLAEQRRASRRRHTAGDALPVVFNDYMNTLEGDPTEGKLLPLIDAAARVGAEVFCIDAGWYDDTAGWWASVGDWMPSTARFPSGLPSVLDHIRSRGMVAGLWLEPEVVGVTSEAARTLPDSAFLQRGGVRVVENARYLLDLRSPAARAHLDEAVDRLVGDLGVGFFKLDYNVTPGAGTDLDASSVGAGLLDHNRALLAWLSDVLDRHPDLILENCGSGAMRSDAAMLRVLQLQSTSDQQDPLLYPMIAVGALAHILPEQAGNWAYPQPDMTDEMVVFTECTGLAGRLYQAGVLSGMDDHGLDLVADAVRVHKETRHALASSTPRFPTGLPSWDDAWTSVAFDVADSPDTYVVAWRQAHAGPVVQLALPHLGDGDVDVEQVYPPAGIGAEWTSTRTAEGMSLDSGSGTGIAGARMYRVRRA; encoded by the coding sequence GTGACCGTCATCGACACCCCCCTGACCACCTCGATCCAGTGGGACGGCGGCGGTCTCCTCCTCACGTTCGAGCACGATCCCGACGGCCCGGTGCGCCTCGTGGCCATGGGCGGTGCCGGAGCCGGCACGGCCGCCGATCCGGAGTCGTCGACGGAGCGCACGAGTCCCCGTCAACCGCTGGTGGAGGTGCTCTCCCCCGCCTGGGGCCGCCTCAACAACAGCTACCGCTACGACGGCACGGCCCTCGGCGCCGGGCTGCGGTTCGTCAGCTCGACGCCGAGCTCGACGGACGGCGTCGACAGGCTGGAGATCGTGCAGCGGCACGAGGGATCCGGCCTCGTCGCCACCACGGTGCTCGAGGCGCACGCCGGTGTCGCCGCGGTCCGCACCACCACCACGATCCGGGTCGAGGCGGCGCGCGCGCCGCTGCCGATCTGGGCCGTCACGAGCTTCGCGACGGGCGCCGTGGTGTCCGACTCGCCGAACGACGTCGACCTCTGGTGGGCGGACAGCGGCTGGTGCTCGGAGAACAGGTGGACCTCGCGGCCGCTCCGATCCCCGGGCCTGGTCGCCATCGACCGCACGGCCCGCGGCGAGACCAGCCGCAACCGCCTCGCGATCTCGAGCTCCAGCACGTGGTCCTCCGGCGTGGCGAACCCCGCAGGAGCGGCACGCGATCGCCGCACCGGCCGGACGCTCGCCTGGCAGGTCGAGCACAACGGCGCGTGGGCGTTCGAGCTGGGCGAGGACCCCGACTGGGGTCACGGCGGGGTCCCCCTCGAGGACCGGCTGTTCAGCGACACCCCGTTCGGGCCGCCCCGCGCCGACCGGTCCCGCGACGGCGCCTACGTCGCCGTCCTCGGCCCCACGGACACGCTCCACCAGTGGTCCGTCGTCCTCGACGGGACCACGTCGTTCACGACCGTGCCCGTCTCGTTCACCGCCGCCGGCTCCCTGGAGGACGCCTTCGGCCGCCTCGCCGAGCAGCGCCGCGCATCCCGGCGCCGGCACACGGCCGGCGACGCCCTCCCCGTGGTCTTCAACGACTACATGAACACGCTGGAGGGCGACCCCACCGAGGGCAAGCTGCTGCCCCTCATCGACGCCGCCGCACGCGTCGGCGCGGAGGTCTTCTGCATCGACGCCGGGTGGTACGACGACACCGCCGGCTGGTGGGCGAGCGTCGGGGACTGGATGCCGTCGACCGCGCGGTTCCCCTCCGGGCTCCCGTCGGTGCTCGACCACATCCGGTCGCGCGGCATGGTGGCGGGGCTCTGGCTCGAACCCGAGGTCGTCGGCGTGACCAGCGAGGCCGCGCGCACCCTGCCGGACTCGGCCTTCCTGCAGCGCGGCGGGGTGCGGGTCGTCGAGAACGCCCGCTACCTGCTCGACCTCCGCTCGCCCGCAGCCCGCGCGCACCTCGACGAGGCGGTCGACCGGCTCGTCGGCGACCTCGGGGTCGGCTTCTTCAAGCTGGACTACAACGTCACCCCCGGCGCCGGGACCGACCTCGACGCGTCCTCCGTGGGCGCGGGCCTGCTCGACCACAACCGCGCCCTCCTCGCGTGGCTGTCGGACGTGCTGGACCGGCACCCCGACCTCATCCTCGAGAACTGCGGCTCGGGCGCCATGCGCTCGGACGCCGCCATGCTGCGGGTGCTGCAGCTCCAGTCCACCTCGGACCAGCAGGATCCGCTCCTCTACCCGATGATCGCGGTGGGCGCGCTGGCGCACATCCTCCCCGAGCAGGCCGGCAACTGGGCGTACCCGCAGCCCGACATGACCGACGAGATGGTCGTGTTCACCGAGTGCACCGGCCTCGCCGGGCGCCTCTACCAGGCGGGGGTGCTGAGCGGCATGGACGACCACGGGCTCGACCTCGTGGCCGACGCGGTCCGGGTCCACAAGGAGACGCGGCACGCCCTCGCCTCCTCGACGCCGCGCTTCCCCACCGGGCTGCCGTCCTGGGACGACGCGTGGACGAGCGTGGCGTTCGACGTCGCCGACTCCCCCGACACGTACGTGGTGGCATGGCGGCAGGCGCACGCCGGACCGGTGGTCCAGCTGGCGCTCCCCCACCTCGGTGACGGCGACGTGGACGTCGAGCAGGTCTACCCGCCGGCGGGCATCGGCGCGGAGTGGACGTCGACCCGCACGGCCGAGGGGATGAGCCTCGACTCCGGGAGCGGGACGGGGATCGCCGGTGCGCGCATGTACCGGGTGCGCCGCGCCTGA
- a CDS encoding LacI family DNA-binding transcriptional regulator: MTESRRGKQPGIADVARLAGVSNATVSRVLNGSDQVSARRRAAVTRAVDELGYRPNEAARALVSGRNRLVGVLAGDTARYGFASTIQGIQEAAIAHGLLVTVAVVPTGHPDDARSAVDLLLRLPLAGVVGIEFDSPVSRALELLPTDLPAASATLMGTHLSGVPHAHIDDEVGARLATEHLLGLGHRTVHHLSVDHPSESGRGRTRAYLETLARAGVAAPEVIMTGWHPRQAYDATLRALDDDATALFCFNDDIALGSLRALTESGRRVPDDISLVGFDDATFSQVISPSLTSVRMDFRGLGRAVLEQLVARMEDTPAPDDVDLPAQLIVRESTAAPR, translated from the coding sequence ATGACCGAGTCGCGACGTGGGAAGCAGCCCGGCATCGCGGACGTCGCGCGACTCGCGGGCGTCTCCAACGCGACCGTGTCGCGGGTGCTGAACGGCAGCGACCAGGTGAGCGCGCGCCGCCGCGCTGCGGTCACGCGGGCGGTCGACGAGCTCGGGTACCGGCCCAACGAGGCGGCCCGTGCCCTCGTGAGCGGCCGCAACCGCCTCGTCGGGGTCCTCGCCGGCGACACCGCCCGGTACGGGTTCGCCTCCACGATCCAGGGGATCCAGGAGGCCGCCATCGCGCACGGCCTCCTCGTGACCGTCGCCGTCGTGCCCACCGGGCACCCGGACGACGCCCGATCGGCGGTGGACCTGCTGCTGCGGCTGCCCCTCGCCGGGGTGGTGGGGATCGAGTTCGACAGCCCCGTCAGCAGGGCGCTGGAGCTGCTGCCCACCGACCTGCCCGCCGCCTCCGCGACGCTCATGGGGACGCACCTCTCGGGGGTGCCGCACGCCCACATCGACGACGAGGTCGGAGCCCGGCTCGCGACCGAGCACCTGCTGGGGCTCGGGCACCGGACCGTCCATCACCTGAGCGTCGACCACCCGTCCGAGTCGGGTCGAGGCCGCACGCGCGCCTACCTGGAGACCCTCGCCCGGGCGGGCGTGGCCGCGCCCGAGGTCATCATGACCGGATGGCACCCGCGCCAGGCCTACGACGCGACGCTGCGCGCGCTGGACGACGACGCGACGGCGCTGTTCTGCTTCAACGACGACATCGCCCTCGGCTCCCTCCGGGCGTTGACCGAGTCGGGGCGCCGGGTGCCCGACGACATCAGCCTGGTCGGCTTCGACGACGCGACCTTCTCCCAGGTCATCTCGCCCTCGCTCACGAGCGTGCGGATGGACTTCCGGGGCCTGGGGCGCGCCGTCCTGGAGCAGCTGGTCGCGCGCATGGAGGACACGCCCGCGCCCGACGACGTCGACCTCCCCGCGCAGCTCATCGTGCGCGAGAGCACCGCCGCGCCGCGGTGA
- a CDS encoding glycoside hydrolase family 27 protein, with product MTALTPPMGWNSWDSYGTTVTEEEVLANARFMAEHLLPFGWDTVVVDIQWYEPTARAGGYNDAPPVELDAHGRQMPAVNRFPSAADGAGFGPLAQAVHDLGLRFGLHIMRGIPRLAVERDLPVLGTEATAAQIADTSSVCAWNPDNYGLDHDHPGAQAYYDAQLAQFAAWGVDLVKADDMLSPYHEREISAYHLAIERSGRDILLSLSPGTHLSTMHLDHLRESAEMWRVSDDLWDRWSDVLDQFSRMARWAPFQQAGSWADADMLPLGRIGIRAERGEDRDSLLTLDEQRTLMSLWMMSRSPLMYGGDLPRSRPETIALLTVPGMIRVLQHSQDNREVIREDDLVVWTAAATDADARYVAVFQLGAEGTVRRIPLSSVGLRPGAPTTVTDVWSGEPVSVAGDALELDVPAHGARVVRFDLG from the coding sequence ATGACCGCGCTCACACCCCCCATGGGCTGGAACAGCTGGGACAGCTACGGAACGACCGTGACGGAGGAGGAGGTCCTGGCGAACGCCCGGTTCATGGCCGAGCACCTGCTGCCGTTCGGATGGGACACGGTGGTGGTCGACATCCAGTGGTACGAGCCCACCGCACGTGCCGGCGGCTACAACGACGCTCCCCCGGTCGAGCTCGACGCGCACGGGCGCCAGATGCCGGCCGTCAACCGGTTCCCCTCCGCAGCCGACGGCGCGGGATTCGGTCCGCTCGCGCAGGCGGTGCACGATCTCGGGCTCCGCTTCGGCCTGCACATCATGCGCGGGATCCCGCGCCTCGCGGTCGAGCGCGACCTCCCCGTGCTGGGGACGGAGGCGACCGCCGCGCAGATCGCCGACACGTCCTCGGTCTGCGCCTGGAACCCCGACAACTACGGCCTCGACCACGACCACCCCGGGGCCCAGGCGTACTACGACGCCCAGCTCGCGCAGTTCGCCGCCTGGGGAGTCGACCTGGTGAAGGCGGACGACATGCTCAGCCCGTACCACGAGCGCGAGATCTCGGCCTATCACCTCGCCATCGAGCGCTCCGGGCGGGACATCCTCCTGAGCCTCTCCCCGGGGACGCACCTCTCGACGATGCACCTCGACCACCTGCGCGAGTCCGCGGAGATGTGGCGCGTGTCCGACGACCTGTGGGACAGGTGGAGCGACGTGCTCGACCAGTTCAGCCGCATGGCGCGCTGGGCCCCGTTCCAGCAGGCCGGTTCCTGGGCGGACGCGGACATGCTGCCGCTCGGCCGCATCGGCATCCGAGCCGAGCGCGGCGAGGACCGGGACAGCCTCCTCACCCTCGATGAGCAGCGCACCCTCATGAGCCTCTGGATGATGTCGCGCTCGCCCCTCATGTACGGGGGCGACCTCCCGAGGAGCCGGCCCGAGACCATCGCCCTGCTCACCGTGCCGGGGATGATCCGCGTCCTGCAGCACTCCCAGGACAACCGGGAGGTGATCCGCGAGGACGACCTGGTCGTCTGGACGGCCGCGGCGACGGACGCCGACGCGCGCTACGTCGCGGTGTTCCAGCTCGGGGCCGAGGGCACGGTGCGACGCATCCCGCTGTCCTCGGTGGGGCTGCGACCCGGAGCACCGACCACCGTCACCGACGTGTGGTCCGGGGAGCCCGTGTCGGTCGCCGGGGACGCGCTGGAGCTGGACGTGCCCGCGCACGGAGCCCGGGTCGTGCGGTTCGACCTGGGGTGA
- a CDS encoding MFS transporter — protein MHRRRLAVFAFMLAFGIGMSSWVVRTPAVRDLLTASTAEMGLVLLGLSVGSMTGVLTSAAFVRRHGVRTTVALGGASFVLGIALVGVAASLSSTAGVFIGLALTGLGIGFSEIALNLEGAAIESALGRSVLPAMHGCFSLGTVIGSVAGIGLTAIEFPVLWQLAGVAVLGCALLGTVIRHVSASTGRVTAVTAGEPAPPARRSLLQVAREPRILMLGAIVLALALAEGSAMDWLPLLMVDGHGASATVGTIVFAGFAAAMTVGRFLGAPLLARFGNVAVLRVSALISAAGIAIVVFVDSPIAAGCAVALWGLGAALGFPVTLSAAADSDDPTSSVAAVATVGYIAFLVGPPLLGFLGEHFGLRGAMILVLVLVAAASSLTRAAGPRRRGGRG, from the coding sequence CTGCACCGCCGCCGTCTCGCGGTCTTCGCCTTCATGCTCGCCTTCGGGATCGGGATGTCCTCCTGGGTGGTGCGGACCCCCGCCGTCCGCGACCTCCTGACCGCATCCACCGCGGAGATGGGCCTCGTCCTCCTCGGACTGTCCGTGGGCTCCATGACCGGGGTGCTCACGTCGGCGGCGTTCGTCCGACGTCACGGCGTCCGCACCACCGTCGCGCTGGGAGGGGCGTCCTTCGTCCTGGGCATCGCGCTGGTCGGGGTCGCGGCGAGCCTCTCCTCCACCGCCGGCGTGTTCATCGGACTCGCGCTGACCGGTCTCGGGATCGGCTTCTCCGAGATCGCGTTGAACCTGGAGGGCGCCGCCATCGAGAGCGCCCTGGGTCGATCCGTCCTCCCCGCGATGCACGGCTGCTTCAGCCTGGGCACGGTGATCGGGTCCGTCGCGGGCATCGGGCTCACCGCGATCGAGTTCCCCGTCCTCTGGCAGCTGGCCGGCGTGGCCGTGCTCGGCTGCGCCCTGCTGGGCACGGTCATCCGCCACGTCTCGGCGTCGACCGGCCGCGTCACCGCCGTGACCGCCGGCGAGCCCGCCCCGCCTGCTCGCCGGTCGCTGCTGCAGGTGGCCCGCGAGCCGCGGATCCTCATGCTCGGGGCGATCGTCCTCGCCCTCGCCCTCGCCGAGGGCTCCGCCATGGACTGGCTGCCCCTGCTCATGGTCGACGGCCACGGCGCGTCCGCGACCGTCGGCACGATCGTGTTCGCCGGCTTCGCCGCAGCCATGACCGTCGGCCGGTTCCTGGGTGCGCCGCTGCTGGCGCGCTTCGGGAACGTGGCCGTCCTGCGGGTCAGCGCGCTCATCTCGGCGGCCGGCATCGCGATCGTCGTCTTCGTCGACAGCCCGATCGCCGCCGGCTGCGCGGTGGCCCTCTGGGGGCTGGGTGCCGCGCTCGGATTCCCGGTCACGCTCTCCGCCGCCGCGGACAGCGACGACCCCACGTCCTCCGTGGCCGCGGTCGCCACCGTCGGCTACATCGCGTTCCTCGTGGGGCCGCCGCTGCTCGGTTTCCTCGGCGAGCACTTCGGCCTCCGAGGGGCCATGATCCTGGTCCTGGTGCTCGTCGCGGCGGCATCCTCCCTGACGCGGGCGGCCGGCCCGCGGCGGAGGGGCGGACGCGGGTAG
- a CDS encoding tripartite tricarboxylate transporter substrate binding protein: MKSRLSVAAALTAVSVLSLSACGAEAPAADGAPSGNVTMIVPMGAGGGSDQSGRAIASGLESGTGLNVSVENREGGSGAIGYSHFLAQQGKNNLLLAAETAMVALPVTQDVEFTYEDFTPIMKVGDDFTLIVVAPDSEYDTCEDLVDAARDDRVVAAVSGATSLDEIVFTLIEEDQDVEFDRVPFTSGSEVLTGILGGQVDVASLNPSEVIAQLEAGDLKALCAVSEERYTYDELKDIPTASEQGIDVAFAQFRGFIAPGNIGEESTQYWIDAAKEYETSAAYTEYIESNYMQANAQYGDEFGAYLAENTADLEKVFAQ, translated from the coding sequence ATGAAGTCACGCCTGTCTGTCGCAGCCGCCCTCACCGCGGTGTCCGTCCTCTCCCTCAGCGCCTGCGGCGCCGAGGCTCCCGCCGCCGACGGCGCACCGTCGGGCAACGTCACGATGATCGTGCCCATGGGCGCCGGCGGCGGAAGCGACCAGTCCGGACGCGCCATCGCCTCCGGGCTGGAGAGCGGCACCGGGCTCAACGTGAGCGTGGAGAACCGCGAAGGCGGATCCGGCGCCATCGGCTACTCCCACTTCCTCGCCCAGCAGGGCAAGAACAACCTCCTGCTGGCCGCCGAGACCGCCATGGTCGCGCTGCCGGTGACGCAGGACGTCGAGTTCACCTACGAGGACTTCACCCCGATCATGAAGGTCGGCGACGACTTCACACTCATCGTCGTCGCACCCGACAGCGAGTACGACACCTGCGAGGACCTCGTCGACGCTGCCCGTGACGATCGGGTGGTCGCCGCGGTCTCGGGCGCCACATCGCTGGACGAGATCGTGTTCACCCTCATCGAGGAGGACCAGGACGTCGAGTTCGACCGCGTGCCCTTCACCTCCGGCAGCGAGGTGCTCACCGGCATCCTCGGCGGACAGGTGGACGTCGCGTCGCTCAACCCGTCCGAGGTCATCGCGCAGCTCGAGGCCGGAGACCTGAAGGCCCTGTGCGCCGTGTCCGAGGAGCGCTACACGTACGACGAGCTCAAGGACATCCCCACCGCGTCCGAGCAGGGCATCGACGTCGCCTTCGCCCAGTTCCGCGGCTTCATCGCCCCGGGGAACATCGGCGAGGAGAGCACGCAGTACTGGATCGACGCGGCGAAGGAGTACGAGACCAGCGCCGCGTACACGGAGTACATCGAGTCCAACTACATGCAGGCCAACGCCCAGTACGGCGACGAGTTCGGCGCGTACCTCGCGGAGAACACGGCCGACCTCGAGAAGGTCTTCGCACAGTGA
- a CDS encoding tripartite tricarboxylate transporter TctB family protein translates to MTVAQRGGLLASVVLAVIGVAAVLGGIGYGVTVEDGEIGPGFLPVMSGGLVAVFAVLDVLGRVRRRKDLPTQAELILDTVDERLHDRAVHPGAHAADDPGAESTSTQSVQTALGDGADVDIFGRTQRQRNRMLAVVLGLVVVTLLAVQVVGFLIAFVLLLFVVAVFVERRSLVPSALVALSAGAVTYGIFVLLLRVPLPQGLLGII, encoded by the coding sequence GTGACCGTCGCCCAGCGGGGCGGCCTCCTCGCCAGCGTCGTGCTCGCCGTCATCGGCGTCGCGGCGGTGCTCGGCGGGATCGGCTACGGCGTGACCGTCGAGGACGGCGAGATCGGGCCGGGATTCTTGCCCGTGATGTCCGGAGGGCTCGTCGCCGTGTTCGCGGTGCTCGACGTCCTCGGCCGGGTACGGCGCAGGAAGGACCTGCCCACCCAGGCGGAGCTCATCCTCGACACGGTCGACGAACGGCTGCACGACCGCGCCGTCCACCCAGGCGCACATGCGGCCGACGACCCGGGCGCGGAGTCCACGAGCACCCAGTCGGTGCAGACCGCCCTGGGAGATGGCGCTGACGTCGACATCTTCGGTCGCACGCAGCGCCAGCGGAACCGCATGCTCGCGGTCGTGCTGGGGCTCGTCGTCGTGACGCTGCTCGCGGTGCAGGTCGTCGGCTTCCTGATCGCCTTCGTGCTGCTCCTCTTCGTCGTCGCCGTCTTCGTCGAGCGTCGTTCCCTCGTGCCGTCCGCACTCGTCGCGCTCTCCGCCGGCGCCGTGACGTACGGCATCTTCGTCCTCCTGCTGCGGGTCCCCCTGCCGCAGGGCCTGCTCGGGATCATCTAG
- a CDS encoding tripartite tricarboxylate transporter permease — translation MLDNLALGFSTAFTPENLLWCFIGVLLGTVIGLMPGLGSTTGVAILIPLTLTLEPVTALIMLAGIYYGAQYGGTITSVLISTPGEAASVVTTLDGYQMAKNGKAGSALAISAIGSFVAAIISLALLMWLAPPLADLALNFGPVENLAIMILGLVIVVSFAGGSLSRGLMMAAVGLLISTVGVATGFSSARFTFGNINLLGGIPFIEVMIGLFAVGEVLHQIRQGADAPIRTRFKDMVISRAELKRSAGPILRGSGIGFVLGILPGAGSTLASFMAYGIEKRVSPRKAMFGKGAIEGVAAPESANNAAANANFVPTLALGIPGGGTTAVLLGAFTVYGLQPGPRLFETQPTLIWGLLVSFFIGNVMLLVLNLPLAPVFAQMLRIPYGYLYPIILLTSFVGAYSVSNNMFSVLLVLIFGIVGWLMKELDLPMAPLVLGLVLGPLFEKSLVQTSALGQGNFGIMLEHPISVGILIFTVALMVVPKLATRFAVRRRPAVVPEREKEGV, via the coding sequence ATGCTCGACAACCTCGCACTCGGCTTCTCCACCGCGTTCACGCCGGAGAACCTCCTGTGGTGCTTCATCGGCGTGCTGCTCGGCACCGTCATCGGGCTCATGCCCGGACTCGGCTCCACCACCGGCGTCGCCATCCTCATCCCGCTGACGCTCACCCTCGAGCCGGTGACGGCGCTCATCATGCTCGCCGGCATCTACTACGGCGCCCAGTACGGGGGCACCATCACCTCGGTGCTCATCTCGACCCCAGGCGAAGCCGCGAGCGTGGTCACCACGCTCGACGGCTACCAGATGGCGAAGAACGGCAAGGCGGGTTCCGCCCTCGCGATCAGCGCCATCGGCTCCTTCGTGGCCGCCATCATCTCGCTGGCGCTCCTCATGTGGCTCGCACCTCCCCTCGCGGACCTCGCCCTCAACTTCGGGCCGGTCGAGAACCTGGCGATCATGATCCTCGGCCTCGTCATCGTGGTCAGCTTCGCCGGCGGCTCGCTCTCCCGCGGGCTCATGATGGCCGCCGTGGGCCTGCTCATCTCCACGGTCGGCGTCGCCACCGGCTTCAGCAGCGCGCGCTTCACGTTCGGCAACATCAACCTCCTCGGCGGCATCCCCTTCATCGAGGTCATGATCGGCCTGTTCGCGGTCGGCGAGGTCCTTCACCAGATCCGCCAGGGAGCGGACGCCCCGATCCGCACGCGGTTCAAGGACATGGTCATCAGCCGTGCGGAGCTCAAGCGGAGCGCGGGCCCGATCCTCCGCGGCAGCGGCATCGGGTTCGTGCTGGGGATCCTCCCCGGAGCGGGCTCCACGCTGGCGAGCTTCATGGCCTACGGCATCGAGAAGCGCGTGTCGCCCCGGAAGGCCATGTTCGGCAAGGGCGCCATCGAGGGCGTCGCAGCTCCCGAGAGCGCCAACAACGCCGCGGCGAACGCGAACTTCGTCCCCACCCTCGCCCTCGGCATCCCCGGTGGTGGGACGACGGCGGTGCTGCTGGGCGCCTTCACGGTCTACGGCCTGCAGCCGGGACCGCGACTGTTCGAGACGCAGCCGACCCTGATCTGGGGCCTGCTGGTGTCGTTCTTCATCGGCAACGTGATGCTGCTGGTGCTGAACCTGCCGCTGGCTCCGGTGTTCGCGCAGATGCTCCGCATCCCCTACGGCTACCTCTACCCGATCATCCTGCTGACGAGCTTCGTCGGCGCCTACTCGGTCAGCAACAACATGTTCAGCGTGCTGCTCGTCCTGATCTTCGGGATCGTCGGCTGGCTGATGAAGGAGCTGGACCTGCCGATGGCGCCGCTCGTGCTCGGCCTGGTCCTCGGACCGCTGTTCGAGAAGTCATTGGTCCAGACCTCCGCGCTGGGGCAGGGCAACTTCGGCATCATGCTCGAGCACCCGATCAGCGTCGGCATCCTGATCTTCACGGTCGCGCTCATGGTCGTGCCGAAGCTCGCGACGCGCTTCGCGGTGCGCCGGCGTCCCGCGGTCGTGCCCGAGCGCGAGAAGGAGGGCGTGTGA